AACTGTGCTTCAAACGACGCCCGGCGGCGTGGAAGGAATTCGATCCGCTGGACCTTGCGTGCGCGGCGGCGCTGGGGATCGAGCCGTCGCAGGTGCGCCCGGACCTGCTGCTGGTGGAGGGCACGCGCGGCAGCGCGGTCACCGGCGGCGCGCCGTGTCCGTTGGTGGTGATCGAGACTTTCCGCGGGGTGGCGGTGCGAGTTCACGAGCCGCTGCGGGCCGCGATCGAGGACCTGGTGCGGGAGGGCATGGAGCAGGGCGCGGCCTTGTCGTGCGCCAATCGAGAGCGGCTGGTGCAGGCGGTGATGGCGCGCCTAACGGTGGTTGAGGTGTGGCATGATCTGCTCCACTACACCGACCGCGCCCACTTCGTGCCCTGGCGCGGCCACAGAGTGCGCCGCCTGCCGCCCCCGGCGCTTCCGGAGCGCCGCCCCGTGGAGACGGTGGGGGCGATGCCGGTGGCTGGGGGATACGGAGCATATGTGAAGGGCGAGCTTGCCGCCTACGCCGACATCGCGCTGCGCGGCGACTACGCCTGCGCCATCGGCGTGTTCACCGAGCAGGAGTTCCGCGGCCGGGGCCTGGGGCGGTCGGTGGTCAGCGCGGCGACGCGGGCGATCCTGGGGGCGGGGCGCATTCCGCTGTACTCCACGGATGAGGCCGGCCTCGCCTCGCTGGCGGTGTGCCGGTCGCTGGGGTATCTCCGGTTCGGGCAGGACCTCTACTGCTTCCTGGCGCCGGAGCAGGAACGCGCGCGCCGCGAGCAGGCCAAGCGCGAAGCCGAGCGCCGCGCCCGCGACATTGCCCTGCAGCGATGGATAATAGACTGACGCGGGCGCTGGGGCCGCGGCGAGCGCCGGTCAGGCGACGTCTTTCGTCCGCCGCAGCGCTTGCGTGACATCACGCAGCGCCTGACCGGCGGCCTGCGCGTGCTCCGCGCCGACCGGCAGGCGGCTGAAGCGGGCACGCAGGTACGCGGTTGTGATCGCGTCCACCGCGCGCATGGCAACCACCAGATAGGTACGCTGGCCCAGCCGCCGCGCGTACTCGTAGGGCGTTTCCCGGGAATAGGTAGCTGTCCCTGTTTTCCCCTGTTTTCCCGTGTTTCTTCGCCGGAGCGACCTCACCGCCGGTTGATTCTGCTGTGCACCACCCACGGGCGCGATTCATCGCCGGTGCGCGAGCTTCCCGCCATCACCAGCGACCCGTCCGGCCCGAACGCGATCGCCGGATCGAGAAGCGAGCCAGCGGCGTATACGGCCTTCCCCGGCCAGGTCTCGCCGCCGTCCTGGCTGAATGCCAGCCAGACCTCGCCCGCATTGTCTCCCACGTCGCAGACTTCCTGGACGATGACCAACGTATCGCCAGTCGACGTCAGCTCCAAGCTGAAGCTGGCGCGCTTGCCGCTGGTCAGGGGTTGCACCGTCTTCGGATCAGACCAGGACTTACCGCCATCGTGGCTCGAGCTTAGACACAGGCGTCCGATCCTTGCCCCCTGGGGACCTTCGAACTCACGCCAAGCGACGTAGATGCGGTCCCGGGCCGCCATTCCGGCGGCGTCGGTGATCCCTGCTTTCGGCCAGGATGGCGACTTGAGCCATCCCCAGGCATTCCCCCCATCAGAGCT
The genomic region above belongs to Armatimonadota bacterium and contains:
- a CDS encoding GNAT family N-acetyltransferase; this encodes MGERVTRRREETTELCFKRRPAAWKEFDPLDLACAAALGIEPSQVRPDLLLVEGTRGSAVTGGAPCPLVVIETFRGVAVRVHEPLRAAIEDLVREGMEQGAALSCANRERLVQAVMARLTVVEVWHDLLHYTDRAHFVPWRGHRVRRLPPPALPERRPVETVGAMPVAGGYGAYVKGELAAYADIALRGDYACAIGVFTEQEFRGRGLGRSVVSAATRAILGAGRIPLYSTDEAGLASLAVCRSLGYLRFGQDLYCFLAPEQERARREQAKREAERRARDIALQRWIID
- a CDS encoding DUF4129 domain-containing protein; translation: MRSLRRRNTGKQGKTGTATYSRETPYEYARRLGQRTYLVVAMRAVDAITTAYLRARFSRLPVGAEHAQAAGQALRDVTQALRRTKDVA